The Chloroflexota bacterium sequence CACAAATCAACCGGCTGGATTCTGGCTTTGAGTTGGTGACTCAGTCCCGCAGCGGGGAGCGGCGATACCAGGCCCGGCGCGTGGTTCTGGCAGTGGGGGATATGCACGCCCCCAACTTGCTCCACATCCCCGGCGAAGATTTGCCACATGTCACGCATTATTTTGATGAGCCGCACACCTATTTCCGTGAGAAATTGCTCGTCGTCGGGGGGCGCAACTCAGCCGCCGAGGCCGCCCTGCGTTGCTGGCGCGCCGGGGCAGAGGTGACCCTCAGCTATCGCCGCGCCGAATTTGATCCGAAATCGGTCAAGCACTTCATCCTGCCCGACCTGCTGGCGCAAATCGAACTCGGCACAATTAAATTCTTGCCCGAAACTGTTCCTGTGGAGATTACGCCCACACAGGTTATTTTGCGGCGCGCCGATGACTCGCGTTTTGAACAATCTGCCGACTTTGCATTACTGCTGACTGGCTTCCTCGGGGATATGACTCTCTTCGAGCGTGCCGGAGTCACCCTGGAGGGCGAAAGCCGCGTCCCGGTTTTTGATCCCCACACCATGCAGACGAATATCCCCGGGCTATACGTTGCCGGGACGGCTGCGGGCGGTGAGCGCAAAGCGCGTTACAGTTATTTCATCGAAAATTGCCACGTTCACGTCGGACGTATTGTTCAGCACATCACCGGCAAATGGCCGGAGAAATTAGGCACCATTCCGGCGCGACAATACGAACTTCCGTTGGAAGATATTCAGGCGAATTAATTTCTCACCACGAAGGTACAAAGACACGAAGTTTTTTCTTTGTACCTTCGTGTCTTTGTGGTGAATTTTCAAAATGACGACCACTCAACATCAAGCCCAAATTCTCAACGAACGCTTGGCGCGGCTTTCAGCCGATTCGCTTTGGGCCAGGCGCGCCAGCGGAGTGCGTGCGGCCCTCGATAAAGCCCTCCATCGCTCGGAATTGCGCGATTCCGAATATCTCGAACGTCTCATCCGGACCGGATTTACCATGCTCGAAAAAGCTGCCCAGGAATTGCCGCATGATGCGGTTGACAAATCCGGCGGCATTGACTAGAATTCGCTCCAACATGAACCCGACTACCCTTGTAATTCTCGGTATTTTTGCCATGATGATGAGCATGTTGATGCCCCGCTCGCGGGCTTGGGTGGTCGCGTCTCGCAGACGCAGGCATTAGACAGTACATATCTTTTGCGCAACAGGCCGCCCAACCGGGCGGCTTTTTTGATTCCCACAAGGAGAATGTTTGTATGGCTTACCCAATTGCACCCACTTTAACGCCCCCATCTGAAAGCAAATCGAATGGCTTTGGCCCTTCTACGCAATCTGTGCATGGCGGGCGGCGCGCCAACCCCTATCGCGCGGTTACCGAGCCGGTTGTGCAAACGGCCACGTACACTTTTGAGGATACAGCAGCGGTCTGCGCCTATAAAGACGCTTATCTGATGGGCGATTCGGGTGGAGTCATCGAATACGGGCGTTATGGCAACCCCACCGTGGCCGCGGCTGAGGCGCGCCTGGCGGCTCTTGAAGGCGCCGACGATGCCCTGCTCTACGCATCGGGCATGGCGGCAATTACCAGCGTGATCTTGTCGATGCTGCCGACCGGCTCGCATATCGTGCTCACCGATGACTGCTACCGCCGCACGCGTGAATTTGCGCTGACGTTTCTCAAACGCCTGGGGATTAACTGTACAATTGTACCGATGGGAAATTATCAGACTCTCGAAGATGCCATTCGCCCGGAGACGCGTTTGCTGATCTCCGAGTCGCCGACCAACCCTTATTTGCGGGTGCTGGATTTGGAGCGTTTTGTGGATGTCGCCCGCCGTCGCAAAATCAAGACGATGGTGGATGCCACCTTCGCCACGCCGATCAATATCCAGCCCCTGGCGTGGGGCGTGGACCTGGTAGTGCATTCTGCCTCCAAATATCTTGCCGGGCATAATGATCTGCTTGCCGGGGTGGTGGCTGGCGAAGCGGGCCTGATTGCATCGCTGCGTGGCCCGTTGGGTGTGTTGGGTGGCATAATTGATCCCAACAACGCCAATTGGGTGCTGCGCGGCGTCAAAACGCTGGCCTTG is a genomic window containing:
- a CDS encoding NAD(P)-binding domain-containing protein, with amino-acid sequence MSKNLPIPEIAIIGAGPIGIELAAALKRAGVSTLHFDAKQIGYTLSWWPRQTYFFSTTERIEIAGMPIPNTDQSRVTGEEYLAYLRSIVEVLDLQINTYEPVAQINRLDSGFELVTQSRSGERRYQARRVVLAVGDMHAPNLLHIPGEDLPHVTHYFDEPHTYFREKLLVVGGRNSAAEAALRCWRAGAEVTLSYRRAEFDPKSVKHFILPDLLAQIELGTIKFLPETVPVEITPTQVILRRADDSRFEQSADFALLLTGFLGDMTLFERAGVTLEGESRVPVFDPHTMQTNIPGLYVAGTAAGGERKARYSYFIENCHVHVGRIVQHITGKWPEKLGTIPARQYELPLEDIQAN
- a CDS encoding aminotransferase class I/II-fold pyridoxal phosphate-dependent enzyme, with the translated sequence MAYPIAPTLTPPSESKSNGFGPSTQSVHGGRRANPYRAVTEPVVQTATYTFEDTAAVCAYKDAYLMGDSGGVIEYGRYGNPTVAAAEARLAALEGADDALLYASGMAAITSVILSMLPTGSHIVLTDDCYRRTREFALTFLKRLGINCTIVPMGNYQTLEDAIRPETRLLISESPTNPYLRVLDLERFVDVARRRKIKTMVDATFATPINIQPLAWGVDLVVHSASKYLAGHNDLLAGVVAGEAGLIASLRGPLGVLGGIIDPNNANWVLRGVKTLALRVERQNQSGIKVAQFLEAHPKIEQVWYPGLASHPDHKVAIQQMKGFGGVVSFTVRGGLEATSRFIDHLQLSQIATSLGGTESLVIQPALMTYYEFSPEERAGMGIRDNLIRLALGIEDTDDLIADLAQALAMVP